A single window of Candoia aspera isolate rCanAsp1 chromosome 3, rCanAsp1.hap2, whole genome shotgun sequence DNA harbors:
- the TOMM6 gene encoding mitochondrial import receptor subunit TOM6 homolog has protein sequence MAPGAQMGPAGGSSGAVTPEGLRGWIRGAYRFATDRNDFRRNLIVNLGLFAVGVWVARNLTDIDLMAP, from the exons ATGGCGCCGGGCGCTCAGATGGGGCCTGCTGGCGGGAGCTCCGGCGCGGTTACTCCTGAAGGCCTGCGTGGCTGGATTCGAGGAGCTTACCGCTTTGCCACCGACCGTAATGACTTTCGCAG AAACCTCATAGTTAATCTGGGACTCTTTGCAGTGGGTGTCTGGGTAGCCAGAAACTTAACAGACATTGATTTGATGGCACCATAA